Part of the Rhizobiales bacterium NRL2 genome is shown below.
ATCGCCGTGCCCGATCTGGAGGCCGCGGCGGCGACATATCGTGACACGCTCGGCGCGAAGGTTTCCGCGCCGCAGCCGGAGCCCGATCACGGCGTCACCGTCATCTTCGTCGATCTGGGCAACACCAAGATCGAGCTGCTGCATCCGCTGGGCGAGAACTCGCCGATCGCGAACTACCTGAAGAACAATCCTTCAGGCGGCATGCACCATGTCTGCTACGAGGTCGACGACATCATCGCCGCCCGCGACCAGCTGAAGGGCGAGGGCGCACGGGTGCTGGGCGACGGCGAGCCCAAGATCGGGGCGCATGGCAACCCGGTGCTGTTCCTGCATCCGAAAGACTTCTGCGGCACGCTCGTGGAGCTGGAACAGGTCGCCTGAACATGTCGGTTGTCGGCGGCATCGTCATCTTCGTGATCATCTGGTGGGTGGTGCTGTTCGCGGTGCTGCCCATCGGCGTGCGCAACGCCTACGAGGAGGGGATCGAACTGGTGCCGGGACAGGCCGATGGGGCGCCCGTGCGTCCGCGCATCCTGTTCAAGTTCGCGCTCACCACGGCGATCACCGCCGCCATCTTCGCCCTGATCTGGGCCAGTGTGTTCTTCGACTGGGTCGACTGGCGTCAGCTCATGCACGACATCGCGGCGGTGACCTGAGCGGCCGCCGTTACCCGCGCGCCGGGCGGACTAGGCCTGATGCGGGTCGTCGCCGAGTTTCACGACCTGCTTGCCGAAGTTCTCGCCCTTCAGCATGCCGATGAAGGCCTTCGGCGCACTGTCGACCCCTTCGGCGACGTCGACGCGGTAGGTCAGCTTGCCTTCCTTCAGCCATCCGCCCACGTCGCGCATGAATTCAGGCTGCAGGTCGAAATGGTCGGAGATGATGAAGCCCTGCAGCTTCACCTTGTTGACCAGCAGGCTGCGGACGTTGTGGATGCCTTCGGGCTGCTTCAGATTGTACTGGCTGATCATCCCGCACAGCGCGATGCGGGAGAACGGGTTGAGTCGCGTCAGCACGGCGTCGAGCATCCGCCCGCCGACATTCTCGAAATAGATGTCGATCCCCTCGGGGCAGTGCTGTTTCAGTGCATCTTCCAGGCTGTCGACGGTCTTGTAGTTGAAGCAGGCGTCGAAGCCGCAGCCTTCCACGCACCACTTGCACTTGGCGTCGTCGCCCGCCGAGCCGACGACGCGGCAGCCCTTGAGCTTCGCGATCTGTCCCACGACCTGTCCGACGGCCCCGGAAGCGGCGGAGACATAGACGGTCTCGCCGGCCTTCGGCTCGCCGATCTTCAGCAGGCCGTACCAGGCGGTGAAGCCCGGCATGCCGAGGATGCCGAGGAAATAGGGCAGGGGCGCCAGGGTCGGGTCGATCCGCACGATCCCCGCGCCGCCCGGCACGGCGGTGTGGGTTTCCCAGTTCAGCATGCCGGTCACGATCTGGCCGGCCTCGAACTTCGGATTGCGGCTTTCGACGACCTCGCCCACCGCGCCGCACTGCATGACCCTGCCCAGCGCGAAACCGGCCGTGTAGGACTTCTCGTCGTTCATCCGCCCGCGCATGTAGGGATCGACGGACATGTAGATGTTGCGTACCAGCACGTCGCCATCGCCGAGTTCGGGCACCGGCGCGTCTTCGACGCGGAAGCAATCCTCGCTCACCCAGCCCTCGGGCCGCTTCTCGAAGATCACGCGGCGATTCGTGATGGTCATGTTGTCTGTTCCCCCGGTCGGACCGTTGTTCAGGGCCGAAGGGTAGTGGAGCGGCGAGCCAAGTAAAGCGGTCCGGGCGGGCTCAGTCCCGTTTGACGAAATGCGACGCCACCATGAGACCGGTTCCGACGAAGGCAGTGAGCAGCCCGGC
Proteins encoded:
- a CDS encoding methylmalonyl-CoA epimerase; its protein translation is MIGRLNHVAIAVPDLEAAAATYRDTLGAKVSAPQPEPDHGVTVIFVDLGNTKIELLHPLGENSPIANYLKNNPSGGMHHVCYEVDDIIAARDQLKGEGARVLGDGEPKIGAHGNPVLFLHPKDFCGTLVELEQVA
- a CDS encoding NADP-dependent oxidoreductase is translated as MTITNRRVIFEKRPEGWVSEDCFRVEDAPVPELGDGDVLVRNIYMSVDPYMRGRMNDEKSYTAGFALGRVMQCGAVGEVVESRNPKFEAGQIVTGMLNWETHTAVPGGAGIVRIDPTLAPLPYFLGILGMPGFTAWYGLLKIGEPKAGETVYVSAASGAVGQVVGQIAKLKGCRVVGSAGDDAKCKWCVEGCGFDACFNYKTVDSLEDALKQHCPEGIDIYFENVGGRMLDAVLTRLNPFSRIALCGMISQYNLKQPEGIHNVRSLLVNKVKLQGFIISDHFDLQPEFMRDVGGWLKEGKLTYRVDVAEGVDSAPKAFIGMLKGENFGKQVVKLGDDPHQA